The window GCTGGTCTCCGACATCGATCTCAGTGCGCAGCTGCGGCTGCTCGAGGTTCGCCGCGAGCTGGAGCGGTTGATGGCGCGGGGTGCGGCCAAACGAGCCACACCGGACGAGCGCCAGGAGTTTGCCGAAATCGCGCGCGGCATGCGCCTTGCGGCGGACAAGGAAGACGATCTGGCGTTCATGCGGCTCGACCAGCAGTTCAACCTGCTGATCGCCACTTCCTCGCGCAACGAGTTCGCCATGCGCGCGATGGGGGTGATGCATGGCCTGTCGCGCCGCTTCTGGTATCAGCACTACAAGCAGGCCGCCGACCTGCCGCTGGCCGCACGGCTGCACGCCGAAGTCGCCGAAGCGGTTGCCGTCCAGGATATCAAGCAGGCGGGGGCCGCATCCGACGCGCTGATGAGCTACATCGAGAGCTTCGCCCGCTCCACATTGTGACCGATCAGGCCGGCTGGGTCTTGCCGCGGAGAACTTCGACGGCAGCGGCGAGATCGGCCGAGGTCAGCTCCCACTCATTGTCGAAATTGGCAACGACGCGCTCCATGAATGTCTTGTGCAGGCTCCTGGCGGCTTCGGCGTCGGCCAGATGGTCGTACAACAGGGCGAATGCCAGTTGCGCCGGCTCCGGGCCCTCATAGCTCCACTCGAATCCAAAGTCGGTCAGCCGCAATTGATCGCAGGCAGCGGACAGCGGCTGGCCGTCGACCGTGACGACAATCCCGTCGATCGTCCGGTCACCCGCATAGTGTTTCATGAAATTCCTCCAGCGCTGTCACGGACTACTTCGGCGGCGCGGTCGGCTTGACGTCTTTTTTGACGACTTCGGGAAACACCCACATCGCGGCGGTGGCGAACACGCCGAGAAAGGCGACGGCGTAGCTGGGGCCGCTCTGACCGAGATGGATCATGAAGGCATAGCCGGCCGCGGCCGTGGCGAGGCAGGCCACCGACAGCAGCGCTTTGATGTGAGGGGGCATGGCAGTCTCTCCTGGTCCGGATCAG is drawn from Bradyrhizobium prioriisuperbiae and contains these coding sequences:
- a CDS encoding GntR family transcriptional regulator; translation: MVDRRKRAAAPRAPGKAATPKRASAAVQAAMSRKATRPVTAPGDATMTDKAYALLEELIVTLQLPPGAVLSEIVLAKRLATGRTPIREALQRLSRDGLVNILPRRGVLVSDIDLSAQLRLLEVRRELERLMARGAAKRATPDERQEFAEIARGMRLAADKEDDLAFMRLDQQFNLLIATSSRNEFAMRAMGVMHGLSRRFWYQHYKQAADLPLAARLHAEVAEAVAVQDIKQAGAASDALMSYIESFARSTL
- a CDS encoding DUF6166 domain-containing protein; protein product: MKHYAGDRTIDGIVVTVDGQPLSAACDQLRLTDFGFEWSYEGPEPAQLAFALLYDHLADAEAARSLHKTFMERVVANFDNEWELTSADLAAAVEVLRGKTQPA